The Diabrotica undecimpunctata isolate CICGRU chromosome 11, icDiaUnde3, whole genome shotgun sequence genome contains the following window.
acttttgttctaaactgtcggttttccaagtatgatgtaagtattcgaaagaatggtggtaatatttgtttaattttataaagaagtcctttatgccaaaccttatcaaaagcttgacgtacatctagtgataccatcgggcaatattccttttcttctgaTGCGGTATTGATTTTATCGGTTATTCGGTGgcattgctggatagttgagtgttctcgtcgaaatccaaactaataatttggtatccaatctgcgcctgtaaagtctggatctattctttttattaaaagtttttctagtaatttggagattgttgataacagactgataagttgataggatgagacttcacttggatcctttcctggttttgggaataatagtatttctgcaatttttagattgttaggccaataattacatcttaatgttgcgttaaatatatatgtaaggattactataccctttttttggtaattcttttagcatttttggtgttattaggtCAATTCCTGGTAACTTTTTGATATTCAGTCTTAAGattttttctttaacttttttgggtgttgttaattttattggatttactgatggttgttctgagtttaaataattaataatttcttgatcttcttcattgttgtgtggttggaatactgttgctaaatgttcagcaaataattctgatttttctttatcgcttcttgcccattggttctgtgtgtctgtggtttttcttactggtggggatattgcttgaggttttaagaatgatttgattggtttccatattgaatggtcgtatctattaagttgtgttacatattttttgactgaccattctcttgcaatttttagttgtgtttttaatttattggttaagcgattgtaaaacgttttatccgCTGGGTTCCGACTTTGTTGCCATTTGGCTCTTGCTCTTCTTTTTACAGCAATGGGGCTTTTAATTTCTtatggaatatttattcttttctcgattttatttttatctgcatcgttcggtgtcgcttcttttgcagcgttttgcaataaagttataaggttgtttgtagctgcttctatttctgaagggctttttagtcttacatttagtttaatgttttcatccagtatttttcggtaaaggttccaatctgttctaggtccatgcagttttggagtaggttgtttgttaataacgcatgtgctaattgttgcaataattggtgaatgatctgaagatagatcataacttggaactatgtccattaaggtgttagatattccttttatgatgcaaaaatcttagaggtctggtctttttttggggtccgttggccagtacgttggtgttcctgttgataaatatgagtatttattttcttgcaatAAGCTATAGAGCTGTCTTCCCtttgttgttattaatcttgatccccagtaagtgtgtttactattaaagtcaccagctgcgataaattttggacctagagtattgaagaaggatccgaaattgtttttttttaatattgtgctttggagggcaatatactgctgctattgttatttcgtaaggtaatgagcacactttaattactgtagcttggatacagtctgttatataactttccatcatgaaatgtttaattgattgtttgatcaagatttctgtacctccatgggctgtcttgtctgggtggttagtatggtacgttagataatgaggtattttaaaatacgatttatctgtaaaatgtgtctcacttattaataatatatctataaaattttgttgtagaaatattaTTACCTTGTCCTTATGATTCAGCAGCCATTGGCGTTCCATTCAGCTATTcgtaaaaagaattttatttgcaTACGAGTTTACTTAGCATTTTTATTACCATGCTGTTTTGTTACAAGATTTGATTAAACATGGCTTTGAATTCTTCTAAAAACTTCATAAGAATAGTGTTTGAATCTTGATTATCTGAAGGAGCAGCAGGAGGTTGTCTATTACTCGCTGCATTAGCATAGCTTACATTTGGTCTTACTGTATTGGGTAAAAAGTTTCTGTTACGTGCTTGCGACATATTTTGGTGATGATTATATGTAGTTtgtgctatatttttatttctatttaaattacgATAATATTCGCATTCTTTATAGTTAGCTGGGTGATCTCCTCCACATAAAGCAAACGTAGCTGGTGTGTTCTTGTTCTTTTTACAGCTGTTTGTACTGTGCTGCCCTCCACATTTCACACAGACATATGGTCTATTGCAATATGTTTTTGAATGGCCATATAATTGACATCTCATACAttggatgatatttttgtttttgatggGTGGTTCAGTTTGTATATTgcagtgttgtaatttctgaattttataaatatgttggttATTGTCTGATGGTTCAAGGTCAACAAAGAACATATTTACCGGCTCCTTTGTAATCCTATGTTTAGCATTAATGATGTTTCTTACCTTATGACCcagttttgtcagttcttctttgaTATCTTTTGTGGCATGTGAATAGTGAAGGTATTTAATTACGACTCTATAGGCCCTTTCTTCCTTTGGTTGATATGTGTGAtgaataatgttgttctctctcatatatcttgataattttctgtatatttctgGATCGCTACAAATTATTTTGACTGTATTATTTGCCATAGTCCTGGTTTCGTATTGTTCAGCTTCAGCTATTTCTGTAAATTGTTTTCTCATTTCTGGGAAGTCGCTTACACCGTAAACAAATATTGGTGGTGGTTTAGGTTTTCTTGGCGCAGTTTCATTTTGATTGGTTTCATTTTCTTGGGTATTCGTTAGTGTATTATATTTGTTCGATAGTGTAATGGCATCATCTTCTTTGTCTGTTTTTACATTTGATCTGATTTTTCTGCGTTTTGTAGTTTTAACTACTTGCCATGAGTTTTTTGTTGACACATTTGCACTTTCTGGTTCGCCATCGCTTGTTGATGACATTCTGTAGTATTGATggctatttctgttatttatattgctgttgtgtggcgcgttttgttgatttatgtattgttcttgattgggcggaaatatcatattcgtcgaagaattggtggttggttgatttatttgcatattgtacatacctggtgtttgtgatgagatttgtggataaccctgtatattgttgatttttgattgaccctgtgtgttgtttggaatctgcatttgtgggtaacaattcatttggtttgatggatactggattggtaatggctggctgtttacattttgcatttgttggcTAACTATGTAGTTGTCGAATCCTGGTCCATTCCCAGTTGGAAACATTATAATTAAATTactgaattgtttttaaatttaatttgatgagtttattgtttttaagtctaTTACTAATTGATTGCTTTTTAATCACTTAACATTTACTTATCTGTTCAATTCGATAAAACCGGTCGCACGTTGATAACGGAGAACCACCTAACGTCAGCTCGGTTTGTAGTATCGATGTGAACTACTTTCAACCATACAAAGAATAAAAGTTTTCGATTAcataaaagctgttggatcaatagtacagcccaaaaatgttgtttgggcatcaaaaatagcaaacaactgcatctgcatctacctctcctctaaatatatagttgatcaatttcttagctcccacaaatatataaatattgatggtaaccagattgaagtaagaagacttataacccctgcccagagactcatcatatctaatgtatgtcctactatacctaatagcataattgaagagcacttaaaaactatgggtataaaatccgcctccaacatgacgtttctacgagtaggtatgcaagactcagaatacagccacgtactcagctttaggaggcaaatgttcataagtcctttagaaaatgcatcaattcctgactaatttctaatctcattcgacaatacatcatatcgactatacatttccatagatgttctaaactgctccagatgcaagattgtcggacatcacgattctgactgtccttctttatcatcatcaagtaactcaattaatcaaatggaaactgaccatcacgtgaatatacataactctaccaatgaaaaatataatcagctacaagatcaaccacaaaaccaataccaagaagataccgaaacattaatggaaccagaacccaataccatacaaaatcacgtatcagctacaaaggaccaaaccacttcctcacaaacaaacaatgaattacaaatcttgaatcaaccaaaaatattccaagataattccttagtaattgaaagcgatagaaaaaccactgaaattactcctgcaactaaaagacaaatatcctcttctgaaattcttgaaaatgacctacctcctcccgatactcaaaaacctaagaaaaagcctaaaacccaagaagatattccaattattctaaatcaaattaaagaaaaaattaaaaatagaaacccttcctttacacttacttttcatgaaatatgtgattttctggcaaattcccttcactcaaaacatcctgaacgcattgttaaaaattattcaaatgcaagccaagaaataaaagaaattttaaactttatatattctcaaatacaaaataaaactttaaaaaacaataccaccagattgaagaagaaactgcttctcaacagttcttcttctactgacgaaactgactaagaatcaagttctcaacaatatatagttaacacataaagagttaatggctagcacattcatattacagtggaaccccaacggttattttacacatatagaatccattaagcttcttatacacgaatatcttcctttagtcatatgcctagaagagacccatttaattgttgagtgtccagtgtaccagaacgaaagaatcgcgtgtgcccttagtgataatttaaaaagtatactaacgtcaaatttacagtttttattaagttatcttaaaatgactaaactatataccagattgtaaaaaatattttttatgtaacaatatgcaTCTtgctgtttgtgtatgtccccccgcttataacccttagtggttgatgtgggtatatttgtttaaataaaaaaacaaaaaaaaacatttggaacaaattcattaaatttagtGGCTTTGTTCATTAGAAAGTGGGGCCCATGCCACCATAATGTATTGTCTACCAGCAGGGCCGTTGTGGTACCGCGAGACAGAATATCTGCTGGGTTATTTTTAGAACCTACGTGATTCCATAAATAAGTTCGCGTTAACTCCTGTATTTGAGTTATACGGTTTGCTACGAAGATTGACCAACGAGAAGGATGAGAATTTATCCACGCGAGTACAATTTGGGAGTCTGTCCACAGCCTAACCGAAGCTATGGAAGAAACCTTTGGTGAAATAATGAGAACGATATTTGAAATCAGGGTAGAAAACAAGACAGCCCCTAATAATTCAAGCCTGGGTAGGGAAATGGTTTTTAGCGGAGCTACAAGGCTCTTTGAAGTGATTAAGTTGCACGAAACGGCTCCATTTTTATGTAAAACCCGTAAATAGATACAAGCACTATATGCCTTCATGCTTGTATCGCAGAAACCATAGATTTCAATTCGAAAAATATTAAGCGGATTGAGCAGAGGTCTTGTGATTGTAAGTTTTGCAAGATCAGGAATGTGAGCTAAAAAATTCAACCATTCTGATGATGTTTCTCCTGTGAGTTTGTCATTCCAAATTAAGTTGCTTATCCATATTTTTTGCATTAACAACTTTGCAGATAGAGTAATCGGATTTATTAGACCTAGAGAATATGTCAGACTGAGAATTCCAACATATTCCAAGAACTTTATTTAACGAATTACCGCGTTTTATTACATAATTAGATTTTTGAGATTCAGAGGAAATAGAATCGAGAAACTCGGAAGAATTAGAACTCCATTTATGGAGTAGTATTCCAGCTGAATTTAAACTCGTAGAAAATTGCTTATAAGTCTTGTACAAAGTGTTGATATCATTTGCACCATCTAAAATATCATCTACATAACAAGAATTTTCTAGAGATTCAGCAGCTAATGCCGATAATGCTAATGAATTTGTGCCGTAGGTCACGGTCTGAAGTTCCAGACATTTTAATTCTTCTTGCGGGGAATTGTGCCACAGAATGTTTAATAGAAATGTTTGTTTCGGGTTAATTCCTATTTGCCTAAACATTTTTTCGATGTCTGCGATGAGAGTATATTTGTAGAGTCTAAAGCGAATTAGAATTTCGAACAAATCAGGTTGTACAGTATAACCTTTGAGCATAATATCGTTGAGAGACACATTTAAGGTTGATTTCATTGATCCATCAAATACAACCCTGAGTCGAGTAGTTAAGCTATCATGCTTGAAAACACAATGATGTGGGAGAAAAAACTTATGTTCGGACGATTCATTAATCTTAGAAAGAGGAACGTATTTACAATGACCTAAAGAGATATATTCTGATATAAATTCAGTGTACTGATGCCGTAATTCAATATTGAAGCCTATTGAGCCTTTTTTCAATATTGAAAAAACGTCTTTTTGCCAAATGAAATGATTCACCTAATTTCTGATATTCATTAGGGATCTTCAGAGGTAGGTCTACTTAAAATCTGTCACTAGGAAGAATTGTAAGCGAGGAATTGAATATGTCCTCAGCTCGCTGTTCTGAGGGAGTTAATGTTTTTACATGAATAGAAGTGAGTGGTTTAGTCTCTTCTATTTCCCAAAATTTCTTTAAAAGATAATCAAGATTAACAGTTTGTGCGTGTAATGAAATATTTGAATAATGTGAGTGAGCATTGTTCGTTGAAGGAGTTGCGTTTGATCCTAACATTGCATAACGAGCGTATGGAATATTTCCACCTACAATATAACtcaaatgagtgttttgaagaatAGAAAGGTTGGGGCCTAATTTTATTAAGCCATAAGTAACTAGGTCGAAATAAATATCAGCTCCTAAAAGTTTTacattttttagtatttttaataaatttaaatccagAGCGACTTGTGGATGCTGGCACGTAATGCTTTCAGGACAGCATAGGACAGATTAAAGTTTTTACCAGGAGATGTGTTTGAATAGATTTTAAGGTCTACCATCTTGTTTGAAACAGAAGAAGTTTGAGCTATACCtgatatttaaagatttcttgtATAGGGTGAATAACAAATTCTTTTGGCTAACCTGTCTGTTATGAACGAAACTTGGCTACCAGAGTTTGttaaacaacgaacagagatgggATTATTTTGAACATCGTAAGCAGTTGCGAGTAAAATTTGTAGATTGTTCGAATTTAATTCGAATTCgagacaaatttaaaaattgttggcaaGAGTATACTTTGTGTGAGTTatagaccagggaaataagcaaaaaaagtaccctgtttttgacactcgtccggcaaggcaaacgacagttgttttgagtagtatggacctctgttacaaaaacctatatgtttcctgcagtcgatttttggacttaattagttattaacaaattaaggtcaaaaaacggaaaatttttgctgtTTTCGTCTATcgacaaaaagtgaagcattttaaacaaattttacaacaTAGTAAACTTTTGAgttatataaaaaccttcaaaatggcgttttctaaatgtttctatccttatttgttgcttaggaaattacaaaataggtcaaaaatttcggtttttttatatatgttaataactttcttaaaaataaacttataacattcaTATTTTATGAAATGCTGTGTCTCGGAgtgcttaaaatattgttaaaatttcaaagtgatcggtcaaaaagtttaaaagttattttatttgtttatcccaaattaattttttttgcaacaatataagtcagaaaattatatagttttagtaattataatgacAGTTTCTGGAAGAacaagacttgttctattattaacattaaaaaaaatattaagaaaattaattttaaatattgcaaaataattttgcaaaacatgtcgattttttgcttataaacaattagaataactttttaaccattgcctgtaagaatattgtttttttttttatttaaaaacctaaatttttttacaaattaaaaagaaaaaaaatttgtcctaaaataatttgggacaatgttagcctctttttttatttaattcatagcagctttgtttataacaattaagatatCTGTTgttgtaaaaattacaaaaatagttattaacaaaaattataggcagctttaaactccacattttatAAATAGTTAAAATCGTACAttgtgttccataagatggtggcagaccaaacttatgtttttttaaatgaaacaccctgtattttattttaaatttgaaatctgcttcacttccacatcacaacaatgaaaagttttattatgttataccggggatttaaaaagttataaccaatattacctgaaaatcgtattaagtttaactccctgtatattaaaaaggagtatagtaacattgatctattgcaaccgtagttttttaaaactttttaaaaattttaaaacatattcgtttttataatattcgttaaatcaaatacagggtaagtcaaaatgcaagtacattattttcttggtaattttaaatagaacatcctgtattttatatcattaTCGAAAAGTaataatatcgtacttcaaattttataaagtacctaaagttaatagttttctagatatttttatttttccatcaaagtaCTAATTTGGTAGATATAGATGAGTTTAAAATGATATTCCCAATATTACTGAGTTGCAttcttgggacgactttattgtaggatagttcattcgataacatgaaattaacttaaaaaagaataataataaaataataaagaatagccattagaaaaattattttaattaatatttccaaagcaatactatttttagaaacaattgactacgacaatttgttgttttcataaaatctattataaataaattattttcaattttattaaagaggtataaattaattataaatatttatgtttttaaatagacactaacggtgaaattctacatgataaaaactcagttcttaacagatgggcagaacatttcagcgaacatctaaatataaatgatattgaaggagagtacaatatagaaaatgaacaaaataaacaacgtcaactacacagtgaagaacCAACAAGAAAAGAAGTGTCagatgcgatcctaaaactcaaagacaataaagccccaggaatcgatgacatctattcggaaatgtataaaaaaggtggtgatcaactttttgcagtaatccataaactaatagtacttatatggcagaatgaatgggtaccagaagagtggctgaagggaataatatgtccattgcataaaaagggggatcaactggagtgtaagaactatagaggcattactctgttagcatctgcgtataagatcttcggcaatgtattatctgaaagacttaaacattttacaaaggatattgttggtcaatatcaatgcggatttactgctggaaagtcaactacacatcaaattcaagcacataggcagattctagaaaaatccctagaatataacatagaaacacaccatctcttcattgacttcaaagcagcctatgacagtgtgaaaagaactgcattatataatgcaatgatagactttgggatcccacctaagttagttaagttgacccacctaacaatgcaaaacgtaagctcgtgcgttagaattgaaggagaaaactctacgttctttgacattaataatggtctaagacagggcgttggcgtgtctgctctttaatattgccttggaaaaggcaatcagacaattaaatattagaatgaatggaactatttttaatagatcgacgcaaattctcgcattcgctgacgatatagttatagtgggcagaagtatgagagacatggtgcagtgttttacaaggcttgtggacgcagcaagtgaattaggacttgtggtaaacgaggaaaaaaccaaatatatgttggtttctaaaaaccctcgaaatatctaacaaagaattcaaattaacaaccatacctttgagcaagtcaacgaatttacatatcttggatcgctagtaaacgcaacaaacacgacaagcgacgaaataaaaagacgcatagcaatagcaaacagaactgttcacggcctccagagacatttaaaaaataaaaatataaaacgtgcactaaagcttaatatatacaggaccttaataagaccagttttgatatatggggctgaaacgtggatcttatctcaaaatgataaaagacttcttggtatttttgagagaaaaattcttagaaagatttttggggccgtaaatgaaaatgggctatggcgtcgaagatacaactttgaactgtatcagttatacaccgatccatatattgtgaaattcgttaaagtgcagagacttagatgggctggacacattgctaggatgtcagatcacgaatacacgaagagattaacattttcacaaccagagggcacaagaagcagaggacgaccacgaattagatggattgatgatgtggaagaagacctacagattctaggggttagaagatggagggaagttgccagtaatcgacaggagtggcgacttctttgtgagcaggccaagatccacaacggattgtcgagccacttatgatgatgatgatgtttttaaatttaaattatctcaaatattacaataaaaataaaaaaaaagtttatttaacaatttatttattgaaataatgcatattcgtaatgtacgcaaacagtacatacaaattaaaaaaaggaacgtcgaaatccataaataAGAACCAGAGACACAGATAACAGCTCCTTTCCCCCTCCCTTCTGCTCCCGTGAGTTTCGAAGCCAGCCGATTttaaggaccacattttgaagctttgtggacgattttattgaagggcaatctttttagaatttggtacgttaaaactataaagtatggtcttttaaataacgctaattagatttattaattgttataaacaaagctgctatgaataaaataaaaaaaagactttgtcgcaaattattttaggacaaaatttttttttttaatttgtgaaataattcaggcttcttaaatataaaaaaataatatttttgcagacaatggttaaaaagtttttctaattgtttataagcaaaaaagcgacatgttcttgccaaattattttgcaatatttaaaattaattttctgaatttttttttaatgttgataatagaacaagtctttttcttccagaaactatcattacaattgctaaaactatataattttctgacttatattgttgcaaaaaaaattaatttgggataacaaataaaataacttttaaactatttgacttaTTACTTTGAAATTTCaaccatattttaagcactagaaggcacagcattccatgaaatatatgttataagtttattttcaaaaaagttattaacatttataaaaaaccgaacattttgacttattttgcaactttccaagcaacaaataaggatagaaacatttagaaaacgccattttgaaggtttttatatgacttataagtttcttctcttctaaaattcgtttaaaatgcttcactttttgctgatggacgaaaaaagcaaaaattttccgttttttgaccttaatttgttaataactaattaagttcaaaaaatcgactgcaggaaacatataggtttttgttacagaggtccatactattcaaaacaactgtcgtttgcctggccggacgagtgtcatgaaaagatgcttatttccctgggctattgGAATTGCATACGAAACATTTTAAAGGTGTATCCCTATTATTTACAGTAGTATGAAGAGACGGTTTTGATTTATAAACTGTTTTTTCTTCAAAGATCAAATTTTCCAATATCTTACATTTCTTTTCAATGAAATTTAAAAACTCATATATTGTA
Protein-coding sequences here:
- the LOC140452955 gene encoding uncharacterized protein, which codes for MKSTLNVSLNDIMLKGYTVQPDLFEILIRFRLYKYTLIADIEKMFRQIGINPKQTFLLNILWHNSPQEELKCLELQTVTYGTNSLALSALAAESLENSCYVDDILDGANDINTLYKTYKQFSTSLNSAGILLHKWSSNSSEFLDSISSESQKSNYVIKRGNSLNKVLGICWNSQSDIFSRSNKSDYSICKVVNAKNMDKQLNLE